AATTAGTTCTTTCGATTTATAAAAGTCGAATGTTCCAAATGATTTTCTCGATACATTTATTAGAATATCAGGATGATATTGCTCTAAAGTCAAATCTGATATTTTGTGTAACATTAAGCTTGATGTTTTGCTTAGTAAATTAAAATACCCAACCTTATCTTTATGATTTTTGGGAATAAGGTGATTTATTTTTTTGTAAATAGTGTCTATATATTTTGATTGACTTTTAGAATAGGTTTTTTCTTTCGTTTCTTTTTTTACAGTAATAGGTATTCTGGAATTAACATCTACAACAACCAATATATCATCTTGTTTACGTTCAACTCTATTAATTGGAATAGGATTAAGCACTCCGCCATCAATAAGTTGCCAATTATTTAATTTGAATGGAACAAAAACCGAAGGAATTGAAATTGATGCTCTGATTGCTTCATACAAACTACCTGATGAAAAAACAATTTCTTTTTCAGATAAAACATCTGTTGCAACAGCAGAATATGGAATATTTAAATCTTCAATATTAATATCAGGTATCATCCTTTTCATTTCTGTTATAACTTTATTACCTTTTACTATACCTGAAGTATTAATTGTAAAATCAACCAAATTAAAAACATCCATTTTATCCAAAGAACACATCCATTCTTTAAAAATATCAATCTTTCCTGTGGCATACATTCCACCAACTAATGCTCCCATTGATGTTCCTGAAATGGAGGTAATATCATATCCCTGATTTAATAATTCTTCAATTACGCCAATATGAGCAACCCCTCTTGCTCCACCGCTTGATAATACTAATGCTACTTTTTGTTTCATTTATTTATAATTTTATTTTCAAAGGGCACATAGAACTTAGCAAGTCAAAACAATTTTTTAATTGTATTTTAAAACTAAATTCTTGTTGCCAATTACTACTGCTTACCAAATACTGACATTTAAATCAAATTAACTGCTTTCTTTTTTTATAAGTTTTAAAACGGAGAATCCGGTTCTTTTACCATTTCATTCAAAATTATTCTATCTGTAATACCGGGAAAATTTTTATGTAACCAAACAACAAGTTTTCCTTGTGGAGTTAAAATTAAATCCCGTTCACGTTTTAAAGTTGCTTTTGCAATAATTTGTGCCACTCTTTCTGCTGACATCATTTCATCCTCATTTCTTGGTGTTTCTTTTTGTGGTTTTCCGTTTTTATTAAGTGCAGTATTCCTAATATTTGAAGTTGTAAATCCAGGATGAACAATCAGAACGTTAAGTCCTTTTTTCTTATTTTCAAGACGTAAAGTATTTAAAAAACCAACCATTGCATGTTTTGATGCACTATAAGCAGTACGACCGGGCAAAGGAGTAAGTCCCGAAATTGAAGAAATTCCAATAACAGTTCCTTTTTGTTTTAGCAAATAAGGTAAGGCAAACTTGGTACAATAAACAGCTCCATAGAAATTTGTATCCATCAATTCTTTTATTACTTCCAATTTTAAATCTTCAAAAGTAGCTCTCATTGAAATACCTGCATTATTGATAAGCACATTTACTTGCCCGTATTTTTCAATAGTTTTGTCAATTAAATTCTTGCAATCTTCAATCTTTTTAACATCTGTTTTTATTGATATTGCTTCACCTCCAAGCTTTTTAATCTGATTTTCAACTTTTTTTAATTCATTTTCTCTTCGTGCCGCAAGAACAACTTTTGCCCCCTCATTAGCAAATTCAAAAGCACATGCTTTTCCTATACCCGAAGAAGCTCCTGTAATTATAACAACTTCATTAGCAAATTTATTCTTAAAACGAATTACGGTTTCTCGTTTTCTTATTCTCGGTATTAAAATGTTATATTTTTTCAATATATCTCTACTTACATTTGTGTTACTAAGAAGTTTATTGAATTTACTCATTTTTTTAATTTTTTAATATAACATCTTGCCTTTTTGTGTTGTCGGAATTCATAATTTGTCCACAACTGTTTTATTTTATTATTATTTTCAAGCTCACGAGTTGTTTCCAAATATTTTATTTTATTATTTAAAAAAGTTTGTCCTATTTTCTCAAAAATTATTGCAGGCACTCCTTTATTTTGATAATCGGGTTTTACAGCAAGTAGCAATAAATCAGCAATATCATTTTTGTGTAAAGCCCTCCATATTCTATAATATCCAAAAGGAAACAATTTACCTTTTGATTCTTTTAAAGCTTTTGACATTGACGGAATTGCTACACCAAAAGCAATAAGTTTATCTTCATTATCAAGAATAATTGAAATATAATCAGGATTAATTAAAGAGAAAAATTTCTTTTTCAGATTATCTACTTGTTTTTCAGTTAATTCTGTAAAAGCATATAAATCTTTATAAGATTCGTTAAGAATACTAAAAAACTCGTCTAAATATCCAATATAATCTTTTGATTTTTTTATTTCAAGTTGATGTAAATTGTATCGTTTTTGAACTATTTTTGAACCTTTTATAATTTTATCAGGTACTTCTTTTGGCATTTTTACACAAAATTCAACCCAATCAACATCTTTTTCATATCCCGATTTTTCAATTAATTTTGAATAATAGGGAAAATTATAGTGTGCAAATGATGTCGGTATTTCATTAAAACCTTCAATAAGCACACCTGATGCATCAAAGGAAGTAAAGCCGACAGGTCCATGTATTATTTCCATGTTTTCACTTATTGCCCACTTTTCAACTGTTTGCAATAATAATTTTAATACCTCATAATCATCTATAAAATCCAACCAACCAAATCTTGCATAATTAATATTATGTTTTTTATTGTATTTCTTATTAATTATTCCGGCAACCCTTCCTACAATTTCTTTATCTTTTAATACCAACCAATATTTCGCTGTGCAAAATTCTAAAGCAGGATTTTTTTTAAATGAAAAATTTTGCAACTCTTTTGAATGTATAGGAGGAATATAAAATTTGCTCTGCGAATACAACTTATCAGGGAATTTGATAAATTCCAGAAGCCCTTTTTTTGTTGATATTTCTTTAATTGTTAATGTCATTATTTCTCATTTAGTAATCTAATTTTCATTTTAAAATCAGATACATAGATACAATTTATTTTTTTAAAATATAAAATAAATATTCAAACTTTCCTGTTAAAAACTTAATATAAGTTGCAGTTCCCGGAGTTGCAGCAAATTTCTTCCCTAAACCATGCAAAAGTTTTGGTGCTATTTTATGTATTAAATTTTCTCTTTCCTTTGTTGATAAATTTAATGCTTCCAAAACGTTTGCAGTAATTTTTTCATTTTTTAAAATTTTTAATTTTGATGTTTTAAACTGTTCATTTAATTTTTCAATTTCAGATTCAAGTCTGAAATCAGCAAAAAGAAAAAATCCATCCGGTTTTAAAACAGCATATACTTCACTTAAAAATTCATTCATTTTATCGTAACGGTGCGAAGATTCAACATTGATTACTACATCAAAAGCATTA
This genomic stretch from Bacteroidota bacterium harbors:
- a CDS encoding patatin-like phospholipase family protein gives rise to the protein MKQKVALVLSSGGARGVAHIGVIEELLNQGYDITSISGTSMGALVGGMYATGKIDIFKEWMCSLDKMDVFNLVDFTINTSGIVKGNKVITEMKRMIPDINIEDLNIPYSAVATDVLSEKEIVFSSGSLYEAIRASISIPSVFVPFKLNNWQLIDGGVLNPIPINRVERKQDDILVVVDVNSRIPITVKKETKEKTYSKSQSKYIDTIYKKINHLIPKNHKDKVGYFNLLSKTSSLMLHKISDLTLEQYHPDILINVSRKSFGTFDFYKSKELI
- a CDS encoding SDR family oxidoreductase, which translates into the protein MSKFNKLLSNTNVSRDILKKYNILIPRIRKRETVIRFKNKFANEVVIITGASSGIGKACAFEFANEGAKVVLAARRENELKKVENQIKKLGGEAISIKTDVKKIEDCKNLIDKTIEKYGQVNVLINNAGISMRATFEDLKLEVIKELMDTNFYGAVYCTKFALPYLLKQKGTVIGISSISGLTPLPGRTAYSASKHAMVGFLNTLRLENKKKGLNVLIVHPGFTTSNIRNTALNKNGKPQKETPRNEDEMMSAERVAQIIAKATLKRERDLILTPQGKLVVWLHKNFPGITDRIILNEMVKEPDSPF
- a CDS encoding GNAT family N-acetyltransferase — its product is MTLTIKEISTKKGLLEFIKFPDKLYSQSKFYIPPIHSKELQNFSFKKNPALEFCTAKYWLVLKDKEIVGRVAGIINKKYNKKHNINYARFGWLDFIDDYEVLKLLLQTVEKWAISENMEIIHGPVGFTSFDASGVLIEGFNEIPTSFAHYNFPYYSKLIEKSGYEKDVDWVEFCVKMPKEVPDKIIKGSKIVQKRYNLHQLEIKKSKDYIGYLDEFFSILNESYKDLYAFTELTEKQVDNLKKKFFSLINPDYISIILDNEDKLIAFGVAIPSMSKALKESKGKLFPFGYYRIWRALHKNDIADLLLLAVKPDYQNKGVPAIIFEKIGQTFLNNKIKYLETTRELENNNKIKQLWTNYEFRQHKKARCYIKKLKK